In the genome of Tannockella kyphosi, one region contains:
- a CDS encoding type III toxin-antitoxin system ToxN/AbiQ family toxin: MLCGRKYEINTIDIKYIKYLNSFDSEVYLNKRRHDYENKPYVGIIVYDNGLNYFIPLTSAKPKHLKLKNTGKDYMIVFETISCDELHEKDIYIKSPNNQIKKLISVIDFRKSIPVPDGSFFEIDIRKHKDRDLLAKEYEFCLRKKETIINKTKSIIRYQKKTGNKLFAYCDFELLETKMHEWK; encoded by the coding sequence ATTTTATGTGGCAGGAAATATGAAATTAATACGATTGATATAAAATATATTAAGTATCTTAATTCATTTGATAGTGAAGTTTATCTAAATAAGAGAAGACACGACTATGAAAATAAACCATACGTTGGAATAATTGTATATGATAATGGATTAAATTATTTTATTCCATTAACTTCAGCAAAACCTAAACATTTAAAGCTAAAAAACACAGGTAAAGATTATATGATTGTTTTTGAAACCATCAGTTGTGATGAATTGCATGAAAAAGATATCTACATAAAATCACCTAATAATCAAATTAAAAAATTAATATCAGTTATTGATTTTAGAAAATCGATTCCAGTTCCTGATGGGAGCTTTTTTGAAATTGATATAAGAAAACATAAAGATCGAGATTTACTTGCGAAAGAATATGAATTTTGTCTAAGAAAAAAAGAAACAATTATAAATAAAACTAAGAGTATAATTCGCTATCAAAAGAAAACAGGAAATAAATTGTTTGCTTATTGTGATTTTGAATTATTAGAAACAAAAATGCATGAATGGAAATAG
- the guaA gene encoding glutamine-hydrolyzing GMP synthase, whose product MKKELVIVIDFGGQYNQLVARRVRECNVYCEIYSYKVSLEKIKAMHPKGIILTGGPNSCYEAKAPTYSKELFELGIPVLGLCYGAQLMQHVLGGKVERADVREYGKTEVFVKQTSPLFHNVPTSSICWMSHFDYISTVAPGFSISGHTADCPSAACENVEQNLYAIQFHPEVLHTVEGTKILTNFVIDVCGCVADWRMDSFVEEQISLIKEKVGDGKVLCALSGGVDSSVAAVLLSKAIGNQLTCVFVDHGLLRKDEGDEVEAIFGPEGSYDLNFIRVNVQQRYYDKLKGVTEPEEKRKIIGEEFIRVFEEEAQKIGAVDFLVQGTIYPDVVESGLGGESAVIKSHHNVGGLPDCVDFKEIIEPLRDLFKDEVRKVGLELDIPEYLVFRQPFPGPGLGIRIIGEVTEEKVKMVQEADFIYREEIAKAGIDRSIGQYFAALTNMRSVGVMGDERTYDYAVALRAVNTIDFMTAESAEIPYEILNKVMSRIINEVRGVNRVMYDLTSKPPGTIEFE is encoded by the coding sequence ATGAAAAAAGAATTAGTTATTGTTATTGACTTTGGTGGTCAATACAACCAATTAGTAGCTAGACGTGTAAGAGAATGCAATGTATATTGTGAAATCTATTCTTATAAAGTTAGCTTAGAAAAAATTAAAGCAATGCATCCTAAAGGAATTATCTTAACAGGTGGTCCAAATAGTTGTTATGAAGCAAAAGCACCTACTTATTCAAAGGAATTATTTGAATTAGGTATTCCAGTATTAGGTTTATGTTATGGAGCTCAATTAATGCAACATGTTTTAGGTGGTAAAGTAGAACGTGCTGATGTTAGAGAATATGGGAAAACTGAAGTGTTTGTAAAACAAACTTCTCCTTTATTCCATAATGTACCAACATCATCTATTTGTTGGATGTCTCATTTTGATTATATTTCAACAGTAGCTCCAGGATTTAGTATTTCTGGCCATACAGCAGATTGTCCTAGTGCAGCATGTGAAAATGTAGAACAAAACTTATATGCAATTCAATTCCATCCTGAAGTATTACATACAGTTGAAGGTACAAAGATTTTAACAAACTTTGTTATTGATGTATGTGGATGTGTAGCGGATTGGAGAATGGATTCTTTTGTAGAGGAACAAATTTCTTTAATTAAAGAAAAAGTAGGAGATGGAAAAGTATTGTGTGCTCTTTCTGGTGGAGTAGATTCATCAGTAGCAGCAGTATTACTATCGAAAGCTATTGGAAATCAATTAACATGTGTATTTGTTGATCATGGTTTATTACGTAAAGATGAAGGGGATGAAGTAGAAGCTATTTTTGGTCCTGAAGGAAGTTATGATTTAAATTTCATTCGTGTAAATGTGCAACAAAGATATTATGATAAATTAAAAGGTGTTACTGAACCAGAAGAAAAACGTAAAATTATTGGTGAAGAGTTTATTCGTGTATTTGAAGAAGAAGCCCAAAAGATTGGTGCTGTAGATTTCTTAGTACAAGGAACTATTTATCCAGATGTTGTAGAAAGTGGTTTAGGTGGTGAATCGGCAGTAATTAAATCACATCATAATGTAGGTGGATTACCTGATTGTGTAGATTTTAAAGAAATCATTGAACCATTACGTGATCTTTTTAAAGATGAGGTACGTAAAGTTGGTTTAGAATTAGATATCCCTGAATACTTAGTATTTAGACAACCTTTCCCAGGCCCTGGACTTGGTATCCGTATTATCGGTGAAGTAACAGAAGAAAAAGTAAAAATGGTTCAAGAAGCAGACTTCATTTATAGAGAAGAAATTGCTAAAGCAGGTATTGATAGAAGTATTGGTCAATATTTTGCAGCTCTTACAAACATGCGTTCAGTAGGAGTTATGGGTGATGAGAGAACATATGATTATGCAGTAGCTTTACGTGCTGTAAATACTATTGATTTCATGACTGCAGAATCTGCAGAAATCCCTTATGAAATCTTAAATAAAGTAATGTCTAGAATTATTAATGAAGTACGTGGTGTAAATAGAGTAATGTATGATCTTACTAGTAAACCTCCAGGTACGATTGAATTTGAATAA
- a CDS encoding adenylosuccinate synthase, translated as MPGVVVVGSQWGDEGKGKITDYLSSKADVVVRYQGGNNAGHTIEFNNQKYALRLVPSGIFSGNPVVLGNGMVINPKALLEEIKYLNDANINTSKILISDRAHVILPYHLEIDALQEKYRGDKNIGTTKKGIGPTYVDKYARIGIRMGEFVNEELFKERLAEVLPLKKREYPELDFSVEGIFEEYKEYAKIIKPMVCDTALVLDEAFENKKNILFEGAQGTMLDIDYGTYPYVTSSHPGANGVCEGAGVGPVMIDEAIGIVKAYTTRVGSGAFPTEIEGEIANTIREVGREYGTVTKRPRRIGWFDAVVVNQSRRMSGLTGISLMLLDVLTGVEELSICTAYTLDGKVIHALPSTISELDRVQPVLETMPGWSEDITTVTSFAELPENCKKYLHRIEELIKCPIVMFSVGPDRTQTIVLKEVF; from the coding sequence ATGCCAGGTGTAGTAGTAGTAGGAAGTCAATGGGGAGATGAAGGTAAAGGGAAAATTACTGATTATCTTTCAAGCAAAGCAGATGTAGTAGTACGTTATCAAGGTGGAAATAATGCAGGTCATACGATTGAATTTAATAATCAAAAGTATGCATTACGTTTAGTACCATCAGGAATCTTTAGTGGAAATCCAGTAGTACTTGGAAATGGAATGGTTATTAATCCTAAAGCTTTATTAGAAGAAATTAAATATTTAAATGACGCTAATATTAATACAAGCAAGATTTTAATTAGTGATCGTGCTCATGTTATTTTACCTTATCATTTAGAAATTGATGCACTTCAAGAAAAATATCGTGGAGATAAAAATATTGGAACTACGAAAAAAGGAATTGGTCCTACTTATGTTGATAAATATGCTCGTATTGGAATTCGTATGGGTGAGTTTGTGAATGAAGAATTGTTTAAAGAAAGACTAGCAGAAGTATTGCCTTTAAAGAAAAGAGAATATCCTGAATTAGATTTTTCAGTTGAAGGAATCTTTGAAGAATATAAAGAATATGCAAAAATAATAAAACCAATGGTTTGTGATACTGCATTAGTATTAGATGAAGCTTTTGAAAATAAGAAAAATATCTTATTTGAAGGAGCTCAAGGGACTATGTTAGATATTGATTATGGAACATATCCATATGTTACTAGTTCTCATCCAGGAGCAAATGGAGTTTGTGAAGGAGCTGGTGTAGGTCCAGTTATGATTGATGAAGCAATTGGTATTGTTAAAGCTTATACAACACGTGTAGGTAGTGGTGCTTTCCCAACTGAAATTGAAGGGGAAATTGCGAATACGATTCGTGAAGTAGGTAGAGAATATGGTACAGTTACAAAACGTCCTAGACGTATTGGATGGTTTGATGCAGTAGTAGTGAATCAATCAAGAAGAATGTCTGGTTTAACAGGAATTAGTTTAATGTTATTAGATGTATTAACAGGAGTAGAAGAGTTATCTATTTGTACTGCTTATACATTAGATGGAAAAGTAATTCATGCTCTTCCTTCTACAATTAGTGAATTAGATCGTGTACAACCAGTATTAGAAACAATGCCAGGATGGAGTGAAGATATTACAACAGTAACTTCTTTTGCTGAATTACCTGAAAATTGTAAAAAATACTTACATCGTATTGAAGAATTAATTAAATGTCCAATTGTTATGTTTAGCGTTGGTCCTGATAGAACACAAACTATCGTATTAAAAGAAGTATTCTAA
- a CDS encoding LysR family transcriptional regulator, which produces MAIKLEQYKIFNEAAATLSFSIAAKNLFISQSAVSQTILNLEKELDTQLFIRQSNGVTLTNEGKLLQKQIENAMHIITNVENQLANIKTLTGGELRIGAGDTLSKYYVLKHLTLFHELYPAVTIKVLNRTSSETIALLKSGQIDLAFVNLPIQEEGVHIEPCFKVHDIFVSNKLINTPMSLKQLSKESLIMLETSSSSRRYIDTITSKQGILLSPSIELGSHDLLLDFTHAGLGIACVIEEFSKEAIQNKLVYPIPLEKPIASRSIGYAFLQRRTLPPACLKFIELLS; this is translated from the coding sequence ATGGCAATAAAATTAGAACAATATAAAATATTTAATGAAGCTGCAGCTACTTTATCTTTTTCTATTGCAGCTAAAAACTTATTTATATCACAAAGTGCTGTTTCTCAAACTATACTTAACTTAGAAAAAGAATTAGATACCCAACTATTTATTCGTCAATCAAATGGAGTAACGCTTACAAATGAAGGAAAGCTATTACAAAAACAAATAGAAAATGCAATGCACATTATTACCAATGTAGAAAACCAACTCGCAAACATTAAAACACTAACTGGTGGAGAATTAAGAATAGGTGCTGGTGATACCTTATCTAAGTATTATGTTTTAAAACATCTTACTTTATTTCATGAATTATATCCTGCTGTTACAATCAAAGTATTGAATCGTACTAGTAGTGAAACGATTGCTTTATTGAAATCGGGTCAAATAGATTTAGCTTTTGTGAATCTTCCGATTCAAGAAGAAGGTGTTCATATTGAACCATGTTTTAAAGTTCATGATATCTTTGTTTCAAACAAACTTATAAATACTCCTATGAGCTTAAAACAACTAAGTAAAGAATCACTAATTATGTTAGAAACATCTTCTAGTTCAAGAAGATATATTGATACAATCACTTCCAAACAAGGAATCCTATTATCCCCAAGTATTGAATTAGGTTCCCATGATCTTTTATTAGACTTTACACATGCTGGTTTAGGGATTGCTTGTGTTATAGAAGAATTCTCTAAAGAAGCTATTCAAAATAAACTAGTTTATCCTATTCCTTTAGAAAAACCAATAGCTTCTCGTTCAATCGGATATGCCTTTTTACAAAGAAGAACCTTACCTCCAGCTTGTCTAAAATTTATTGAATTACTATCTTAA
- a CDS encoding alpha/beta fold hydrolase, with amino-acid sequence MKKHFKKIILALFVVCVGLGMYSYHYLTEYYVADSSVYEVYENVEYEVIDNLTILYAEDGGDTGIIFYPGAKVEAIAYLPILEKLVNKGYTCVLVDMPFHMAIFDVDAADDVFELDLDIDSWYIAGHSMGGSIASSYAADHQDLIDGAIMLGAYVYGDYPIENTITIYGSLNDNLEDKIDYTENIYIIEGGNHAQFGNYGFQDGDKEATISSDKQQNIAVDYIDDFITNR; translated from the coding sequence ATGAAAAAACACTTCAAAAAAATAATACTAGCTCTTTTTGTAGTATGTGTTGGTTTGGGAATGTATAGTTATCATTATTTAACAGAGTATTATGTAGCCGATAGTAGTGTGTATGAAGTATATGAAAATGTAGAATATGAAGTAATTGATAATTTAACTATTCTATATGCAGAAGATGGTGGTGATACGGGTATTATCTTTTATCCAGGAGCCAAAGTAGAAGCAATTGCTTATTTACCAATTTTAGAAAAATTGGTAAATAAAGGTTATACTTGTGTTTTAGTAGATATGCCTTTTCATATGGCAATCTTTGATGTAGACGCGGCAGATGATGTCTTTGAATTAGATTTGGATATAGATAGTTGGTATATTGCAGGACATTCAATGGGTGGTAGTATAGCTTCTAGTTATGCTGCAGATCATCAAGATTTAATTGATGGAGCGATTATGTTAGGTGCTTATGTGTATGGGGATTATCCTATTGAAAATACTATTACTATTTATGGTAGTTTGAACGATAATTTAGAAGATAAGATAGATTATACTGAAAATATCTATATTATTGAAGGTGGCAATCATGCCCAATTTGGTAACTATGGTTTCCAAGATGGTGACAAGGAAGCAACTATTAGTAGTGACAAACAACAAAATATAGCAGTTGATTATATTGACGACTTTATAACAAATAGATAA
- a CDS encoding NAD(P)H-dependent oxidoreductase, protein MKVVILNGSPKGQNSISLQTALYFQKLHPTHDFQVLDVAQKIKFYEKKFDTIKDTLESADLLLFVYPVYTFLAPAQLHRFIELMKENKVSLENAFVSQITTSKHFYDSTAHAYIEENCYDFMGKYIPGFSGDMDDLVTKQGQVQAKDYFDKMLFDIEHNIYTLKPVLKQEVPAYRSILEAKEKTIAKNVVMISDYQEGDDSLKAMMDDFVATSKANIRVVYLKDLRIDGGCLGCLQCAISAKCVYKDKFDAFIQEEIGHCDAIVYAFTIKNHFANSYMKLFDDRQFCNGHRSVHKGKSVTYIVSGDLDSEKNLQTVIQARSEVGGLYLCGIVSDQHHPSQSILNVCQTLDYVLEKPIERPTMFYGVGGTKIFRDLVYVMQGFMQADHKFYKENGIYDFPQQNKLQLYKMIFLGNLLQIPAVQKKMKGQLSSYILAPYKKVLEEEEK, encoded by the coding sequence ATGAAGGTAGTTATTTTAAATGGTAGTCCCAAAGGACAAAATAGTATTTCGTTACAAACAGCACTTTATTTTCAAAAACTACATCCTACTCATGATTTTCAAGTATTAGATGTTGCTCAAAAAATTAAGTTCTATGAAAAAAAGTTCGATACAATAAAAGACACATTAGAAAGTGCTGATTTATTATTATTTGTATATCCAGTATACACTTTTCTAGCACCAGCTCAGTTACATCGTTTTATTGAATTAATGAAAGAAAACAAAGTGTCTTTAGAAAATGCATTTGTTAGTCAAATCACTACTTCGAAACATTTTTATGATTCTACTGCTCATGCTTATATTGAAGAAAATTGTTATGATTTTATGGGAAAATATATTCCAGGATTTAGTGGGGATATGGATGATTTAGTAACAAAACAAGGGCAAGTACAAGCTAAGGATTATTTTGATAAAATGTTATTTGATATAGAACACAATATCTATACATTAAAACCAGTTCTAAAACAAGAAGTTCCTGCTTATCGTAGTATATTAGAAGCAAAGGAAAAGACAATTGCTAAGAATGTGGTCATGATTAGTGATTATCAAGAAGGTGATGATTCTTTAAAGGCAATGATGGATGATTTTGTAGCTACTTCAAAAGCAAATATTCGTGTTGTTTATTTAAAAGATTTACGTATTGATGGAGGATGTTTAGGTTGTTTGCAATGTGCTATTAGTGCTAAATGTGTTTATAAGGATAAATTTGATGCATTTATTCAAGAAGAAATAGGCCATTGTGATGCGATTGTATATGCTTTTACTATTAAGAATCATTTTGCAAATTCTTATATGAAATTGTTTGATGATCGCCAATTCTGTAATGGACACAGAAGTGTCCATAAAGGAAAATCGGTTACGTATATTGTTAGTGGTGATTTAGATAGTGAAAAGAATTTACAAACAGTAATTCAAGCAAGAAGTGAAGTGGGTGGATTATATTTATGTGGGATTGTTAGTGATCAACATCATCCTAGTCAGTCGATTCTAAATGTTTGTCAAACATTAGATTATGTATTAGAAAAACCAATTGAACGACCAACCATGTTTTATGGTGTTGGGGGTACAAAAATATTTAGAGATTTAGTATATGTAATGCAAGGATTTATGCAAGCAGATCATAAGTTTTATAAAGAAAATGGGATTTATGATTTTCCACAACAAAATAAGTTGCAGTTATATAAAATGATATTTTTAGGTAATTTATTACAAATACCTGCAGTACAAAAGAAAATGAAGGGACAACTAAGTAGTTATATATTAGCACCTTATAAAAAGGTCTTAGAGGAGGAAGAGAAATGA
- a CDS encoding PadR family transcriptional regulator has protein sequence MDSVILGLLMLSPMTGYEIGCFIKQKLPMICSSSAGSMQTSLKKLNKLGLITFQESVKNGKNKKIFSISETGKDEFMNWLENPMRVEKVKNMELSKLFFLGFASKEEQIKNIEIIIMQLEIAIQTLTIIKKEFESMDLEQNDITLFQGYTLDYGIDSAKFQQDWYQKLKEKVEKQK, from the coding sequence ATGGATAGTGTAATATTAGGGTTATTAATGTTAAGTCCAATGACAGGTTATGAAATAGGTTGTTTTATAAAACAAAAACTACCCATGATCTGTTCTAGTAGTGCTGGTAGTATGCAAACTTCATTAAAGAAATTAAATAAATTAGGTCTTATTACTTTTCAAGAAAGTGTTAAAAATGGTAAGAATAAGAAGATTTTTTCTATTAGTGAAACTGGTAAAGATGAGTTTATGAATTGGTTAGAAAATCCAATGCGAGTAGAAAAAGTAAAAAATATGGAATTATCAAAATTATTCTTCTTAGGATTTGCTAGTAAGGAAGAACAAATTAAAAATATAGAAATCATCATAATGCAATTAGAAATAGCCATTCAAACATTAACAATTATTAAAAAAGAATTTGAATCAATGGATTTAGAACAAAATGATATTACTTTATTCCAAGGCTATACACTAGATTATGGAATTGATAGTGCGAAGTTTCAACAAGATTGGTATCAAAAATTAAAAGAGAAAGTAGAGAAACAAAAATGA
- a CDS encoding molybdopterin-binding protein — protein MIVEIINVGTELLLGEIVNTNATMIQKMCKELGFDIYHQSVVGDNPQRILECFDIAFQRGANCIITTGGLGPTTDDLTKELSAQYLGLEMVCIKEEAKKVEDKCLFVTGWDKIPENNLKQANFPKNAYILENHIGTANGCVMKKDQKMIINLPGPPKELQFVIEDTLKPYLEQYREAIIYTYDFITMNIGESKIDEVLADIIDQQDKVSIALYAGEQSVRIRLGCKALSSQQANQEMEATKTVIEERLGKYIIRQKNLKEALYQIMPCYHIDHISYFQLPESIIFGPTYDKSSEFVITVDSKKHKLGDILTITLNDGIETIQFELCLLKDAILSIAKIEAKMTEKIYTFLKNKR, from the coding sequence ATGATTGTAGAAATTATTAATGTAGGGACAGAATTATTACTAGGAGAAATAGTAAATACGAATGCTACAATGATACAAAAGATGTGTAAAGAATTAGGGTTTGATATCTATCATCAAAGTGTTGTAGGAGATAATCCACAAAGAATATTGGAATGCTTTGATATTGCTTTTCAAAGAGGAGCAAACTGTATTATTACTACTGGTGGACTAGGACCAACAACAGATGATCTAACAAAAGAACTATCTGCCCAGTATTTAGGTTTAGAAATGGTTTGTATCAAAGAAGAAGCTAAAAAAGTAGAAGACAAATGTTTATTTGTAACAGGTTGGGATAAGATACCTGAAAACAATTTAAAACAAGCAAACTTCCCGAAAAATGCTTATATTTTAGAAAATCATATTGGTACAGCTAATGGTTGTGTCATGAAAAAAGATCAAAAAATGATTATTAACTTACCAGGACCACCAAAAGAATTACAGTTTGTAATCGAAGATACACTAAAACCATATTTAGAACAATATCGTGAAGCTATTATTTATACATATGATTTTATTACAATGAATATTGGAGAAAGTAAAATAGATGAAGTATTAGCAGATATTATTGATCAACAAGATAAAGTAAGTATTGCTTTATATGCAGGAGAACAATCTGTACGTATTCGTTTAGGGTGTAAAGCACTATCTAGTCAACAAGCTAATCAAGAAATGGAAGCTACAAAAACAGTGATTGAAGAACGTTTAGGAAAATATATTATTCGTCAAAAGAATTTAAAAGAAGCTCTTTATCAAATAATGCCTTGTTATCATATTGATCATATTAGTTATTTTCAATTACCAGAGAGTATAATATTTGGACCAACTTATGATAAATCTAGTGAATTTGTAATTACAGTAGATTCTAAAAAACATAAATTAGGGGATATATTAACTATTACACTAAATGATGGCATAGAAACTATTCAATTTGAACTATGTTTATTAAAGGATGCAATCTTATCTATTGCTAAAATAGAAGCTAAAATGACTGAAAAAATCTATACTTTTTTAAAAAACAAAAGATAG
- a CDS encoding permease yields MKIMKRYKVAILIFIFNILLGLSLPDIGIASFEITKSNIYEMLGVLPPIFVLLGLLDVWVDKEVMMRYVGKGSGIKGAIISFALGACAAGPLYAAFPVASVMLKKGSGLFNTFLFIGAWSTAKIPLLTFEATSLGIRFMSTRLLLNLIGLPLIAIICTKALTKQEKDAIYDNAMNA; encoded by the coding sequence ATGAAGATAATGAAACGATATAAAGTAGCAATTCTTATCTTTATCTTTAATATCCTATTGGGATTGTCTTTACCCGATATTGGTATAGCTTCTTTTGAAATAACGAAATCTAATATATATGAAATGCTTGGTGTATTACCACCGATCTTTGTTTTATTAGGGCTATTAGATGTTTGGGTAGATAAAGAAGTAATGATGCGTTATGTAGGAAAAGGGAGTGGGATCAAAGGAGCAATTATTTCTTTTGCATTAGGTGCTTGTGCTGCTGGTCCATTATATGCTGCTTTTCCAGTTGCTAGTGTGATGTTAAAAAAAGGATCAGGATTATTTAATACTTTTCTTTTTATAGGAGCTTGGTCTACTGCAAAAATACCATTACTCACTTTTGAAGCAACTAGTTTGGGTATTCGTTTTATGTCTACTCGTTTGTTGTTGAATTTAATTGGATTGCCACTTATTGCTATTATTTGTACGAAAGCACTAACAAAACAAGAAAAGGATGCAATATATGATAATGCAATGAATGCATAG
- the arsB gene encoding ACR3 family arsenite efflux transporter encodes MENKGIGFFEKYLSVWVLLCMVIGIFIGKYIPEIPLFLGRFEYANVSIPIAILIWLMIYPMMMKVDFQSIRNVTKNPKGLFVTWVVNWLIKPFSMYIVASFFFFVVFQGVISNELAVNYLAGAVLLGAAPCTAMVFVWSHLTNGDPAYTVVQVASNDLIILVAFTPIVAFLLGMSGIVIPFDTLLLSVVLFVVVPLIGGVLTRIFVVKKKGTVYFEQTFLSKFDHVTIIGLLITLVCLFAFQADVILENPIHILLIAIPLIIQTCFIFIVAYMGSKLLGLPHNISAPAAMIGASNFFELAVAVAISLFGASSPVALATIVGVLVEVPVMLFLVRMTNKTKHWF; translated from the coding sequence GTGGAAAACAAAGGTATTGGTTTTTTTGAGAAGTATTTAAGTGTTTGGGTTTTATTGTGTATGGTGATTGGTATTTTTATTGGGAAGTATATTCCAGAGATTCCTTTGTTTTTAGGAAGATTTGAGTATGCGAATGTTTCTATTCCGATTGCTATATTAATATGGCTTATGATTTATCCAATGATGATGAAAGTAGACTTTCAAAGTATTCGTAATGTAACAAAAAATCCAAAGGGATTATTTGTTACATGGGTTGTTAATTGGTTGATTAAACCATTTAGTATGTATATAGTTGCAAGCTTTTTCTTCTTTGTTGTATTTCAAGGAGTTATTTCTAATGAATTAGCAGTAAATTATTTAGCTGGAGCTGTATTATTAGGGGCTGCACCTTGTACTGCAATGGTATTTGTTTGGTCTCATTTAACAAATGGAGATCCTGCTTATACAGTAGTTCAAGTAGCTAGCAATGACTTGATTATTTTAGTAGCTTTTACACCAATAGTAGCTTTTTTACTTGGGATGAGTGGTATTGTAATACCTTTTGATACATTATTATTATCTGTTGTTTTATTTGTGGTTGTACCACTAATAGGAGGTGTTCTTACTAGAATATTTGTGGTTAAGAAAAAAGGAACTGTTTATTTTGAACAAACTTTTTTATCTAAGTTTGATCATGTTACTATTATTGGTTTGTTAATTACATTAGTATGTTTATTTGCTTTTCAAGCAGATGTTATTTTAGAAAATCCTATTCATATACTATTAATTGCTATACCCTTAATTATACAAACATGTTTTATTTTTATTGTTGCTTATATGGGAAGTAAACTATTAGGATTACCTCACAACATTAGTGCCCCTGCAGCAATGATTGGAGCCTCTAATTTCTTTGAATTAGCAGTAGCAGTTGCTATTAGTTTGTTTGGAGCAAGTAGTCCAGTAGCTTTAGCTACAATAGTAGGAGTATTAGTTGAAGTACCAGTTATGTTATTTTTAGTGAGAATGACGAATAAAACAAAACATTGGTTTTAG
- a CDS encoding permease, whose translation MKLVKQGSLISYKSKMLVDIWNIIQNQVLGMQWLSDLVEWIVTSVGIDVSSNLGGSIHFFFYDVIKITFLLCFLIFIISYIQSYFPPERSKKILGRFKGITANIMSALLGTVTPFCSCSSIPLFMGFTSAGLPIGVTFSFLISSPMVDLGSLVLLMSIFGAKVAIAYVIVGLIVAVVGGTLIEKLGMEKYVESFILQASNMDMDAPDLTRRDRMEYAIEQVVTTFKKVFPYILIGVGIGAIIHNWIPESWIQSVLGSDNPFGVVLATLLGIPMYADIFGTIPVAEALLAKGAQLGTILSFMMAVTALSLPSMIMLKQAIKPKLLALFVVICTTGIILVGYLFNVFQYLFI comes from the coding sequence ATGAAATTAGTGAAACAAGGATCATTAATATCATACAAGAGTAAGATGTTAGTAGATATTTGGAATATTATTCAAAATCAAGTATTAGGAATGCAATGGTTATCTGATTTAGTAGAGTGGATAGTAACTAGTGTAGGTATTGATGTTAGTAGTAATTTAGGAGGAAGTATTCATTTCTTTTTCTATGATGTGATTAAGATTACTTTCTTATTATGTTTTTTAATTTTTATTATTTCTTATATACAAAGTTATTTTCCACCTGAAAGAAGTAAAAAGATATTAGGTAGATTTAAAGGAATAACTGCAAATATTATGTCAGCATTATTAGGTACGGTTACACCATTTTGTTCTTGTTCTTCTATTCCTTTGTTTATGGGATTTACTAGTGCAGGATTACCAATAGGAGTTACTTTTTCTTTTTTAATTTCATCTCCTATGGTTGATTTAGGAAGTTTAGTGTTATTGATGAGTATTTTTGGTGCAAAAGTGGCAATAGCTTATGTAATAGTAGGATTAATTGTAGCAGTAGTAGGTGGTACGTTGATTGAAAAGTTAGGAATGGAAAAGTATGTAGAAAGCTTTATTTTACAAGCTAGTAATATGGATATGGATGCTCCTGATTTAACGAGAAGAGATCGTATGGAATATGCTATAGAACAAGTAGTTACTACTTTTAAGAAAGTATTTCCTTATATTTTAATAGGAGTAGGTATTGGAGCTATTATTCATAATTGGATTCCTGAAAGTTGGATTCAATCAGTGTTAGGTAGTGATAATCCTTTTGGTGTTGTTTTAGCAACATTATTAGGGATACCTATGTATGCTGATATATTTGGTACTATACCAGTAGCAGAAGCATTACTGGCTAAAGGAGCTCAATTAGGTACTATTTTATCATTTATGATGGCTGTAACAGCACTTAGCTTACCATCTATGATTATGTTAAAACAAGCAATTAAGCCTAAGCTATTAGCTTTATTTGTTGTTATTTGTACAACAGGTATTATTTTAGTTGGTTATTTATTTAATGTATTTCAATATTTATTTATTTAA